In one Candidatus Planktophila versatilis genomic region, the following are encoded:
- a CDS encoding DedA family protein — translation MEFLTNLLDANSVVATLGLIGVLGIIFMETGLLIGLVFPGGEVVFLAGIAASGAGADILGDAKLSTPLLFILAPIAAITGGEVGYWFGRTYGRKFFDRPDSRFFNQKMVQTVEKWLRKYGPRKALVFGRFIPFGRTLINPVCGVVQLDRKTFSTWNAIGGIIWTEVAIGVGYLLGDVLGNSANYYLYSVAGLIVLISLVPMAIEIFREWQSKRYMK, via the coding sequence ATTGGGGTGCTTGGCATTATTTTTATGGAGACCGGGCTTTTAATTGGTTTAGTCTTTCCCGGCGGTGAGGTTGTCTTTCTAGCAGGTATTGCTGCTTCTGGCGCAGGTGCCGATATTTTGGGAGACGCTAAATTATCCACACCGTTGTTGTTTATTCTCGCACCAATAGCTGCAATAACTGGTGGTGAGGTTGGTTATTGGTTTGGCCGGACCTACGGCAGAAAATTCTTCGATCGTCCAGATAGTCGTTTCTTTAACCAAAAGATGGTGCAAACTGTTGAAAAGTGGTTAAGAAAGTATGGCCCTCGGAAAGCTTTGGTTTTCGGACGTTTTATTCCTTTTGGAAGAACTCTTATTAACCCGGTCTGCGGTGTTGTGCAATTAGATAGAAAAACATTCTCAACCTGGAACGCTATCGGTGGAATTATCTGGACAGAGGTTGCAATTGGGGTTGGTTATCTCTTAGGTGATGTTTTAGGTAACTCGGCAAATTATTATCTTTATAGTGTCGCTGGCCTAATCGTGTTGATTTCACTAGTGCCGATGGCTATTGAAATCTTTAGAGAGTGGCAATCTAAGCGGTATATGAAGTAA